The proteins below come from a single Miscanthus floridulus cultivar M001 chromosome 1, ASM1932011v1, whole genome shotgun sequence genomic window:
- the LOC136466477 gene encoding probable enoyl-CoA hydratase 1, peroxisomal: TTSHGGTNRLLIVVEPARPGSPVAVVTINRPAALNALTKPMMISLAAAFRRLGADDAVVAAVLAGRGRAFCSGVDLTAAAEVFKGDVKDVATDPVAQMVLCRKPIVGAIAGFAVTAGFEIALACDILVAGRSAKFLDTHAKFGIFPSWVLSQKLSHIIGPNRAREVSLTCMPVTAEMAERWGLVNDIVDDNEVLSKAIKVAEAIARNNRNLVVLYKSVINDGFKLDLEHAQALEKERGHNYYNGMTKEQFTNMQKFIQGRSSKTPSKL; encoded by the exons acgacgagccaCGGTGGAACGAACAGGCTGCTTATCGTGGTGGAGCCGGCGAGGCCGGGATCTCCGGTAGCCGTGGTGACCATCAACCGGCCCGCGGCGCTCAACGCGCTGACGAAGCCCATGATGATCTCCCTGGCGGCTGCGTTCCGGCGGCTGGGCGCCGACGACGCCGTGGTCGCGGCGGTGCTCGCGGGCCGCGGTCGCGCGTTCTGCTCCGGGGTGGAcctgacggcggcggcggaggtgttCAAGGGCGACGTGAAGGACGTCGCCACCGACCCCGTCGCGCAGATGGTGCTCTGCCGGAAGCCCATCGTCGGCGCCATCGCCGGGTTCGCCGTCACCGCCGGGTTCGAGATCGCCCTAGCCTGCGACATCCTCGTCGCCGGACGCTCCGCCAAGTTCCTGGACACCCACGCCAA GTTTGGGATATTTCCTTCCTGGGTTCTCTCACAGAAGCTTTCTCACATCATT ggcccaaATAGAGCAAGGGAAGTGTCACTAACTTGCATGCCTGTTACTGCTGAAATGGCAGAGAGGTGGGGGCTTGTCAACGACATCGTGGATGACAATGAGGTGCTGAGTAAGGCCATAAAGGTTGCCGAGGCTATTGCGAGGAACAACCGCAACCTCGTTGTATTATACAAATCGGTTATAAATGATGGGTTTAAGCTGGATTTGGAACATGCTCAGGCACTTGAGAAG GAAAGAGGTCACAACTATTACAATGGAATGACAAAGGAACAGTTCACGAATATGCAGAAATTCATCCAGGGCCGGAGTTCTAAAACACCATCAAAGCTGTAG